DNA sequence from the Antennarius striatus isolate MH-2024 chromosome 3, ASM4005453v1, whole genome shotgun sequence genome:
ATGCCAACAGTGGAGTGAAGAATTTGGAGGGCCACATTAGATGCAATTATGTTGCAGCCAATGATCATAAATATGGATGGTAACATGTGTTGCcagcatattttaaaaacggaaaatgtgttttttctgccTCTGAATGTCTGTGTTTTATCCTTACATGCATATaacattattttgtatttataacaGCTGTTTTCTATTTTACAATGTGAATGTCtgggatatttttattttttaatgaaatcaaatcttctttttttctctgctttaaatcaccaaagaaataaatatatgaatattaTTTCCCGGTTACATTTAATTTGGAGTTTTCACAGTAATTTGGAGACATGCTCTTGGGGTGTGAATGTATgctctctttgtgtttgtgtaagttTCCTCCAGATATTGTGGTTTCTTCTTAGACATGTTTAGCTGTTGGGAAAGATCTGTAACTCTTTTGATGAAGTTGTATCCTTTTAACAACGTTATTTTATCGTTTGCTGGAATGAGttcctggtggtgagttgggtgaAGACAGCAGTACAGTACTTTCACCAGCAGGTTGCGCTGTCAGACAATTAGAGGCTTCTTTTTCTGAGGCAGCTATACTCCTGGGAActataaagaaaatgttttccgAGATCTGGGAATTATAGTCACTCTTCATGGAACATCAAAGAACTCATTGTCTTGTAAATGCATCAGGCTCACATGTGACACATGtgataaaaatcaaacatcatACTACTTTCTTGGCAGACAGATGGTATATTCCAGAGGAAGCACATGGGAAGAGGAAACTTGACTTGCTGCAAGCATAGGGAGTACATGCTGAATCAAGGAGAAGAGATGCCTACGTGGCTGTACATCAAGAGCCCAGATCAGTGCTCATGGTATAAAATCAGAATAATTTAGTGTTCTTCAACGAGTGTTACAGTACCTTACGCAGGAGTGTGTTGTCAGTGTTCACACCGCTTAGCAGCATTAGACACCATTACTTGTGTAATAACATCAAGATACTCTATCAAATATCTGCAAGCATTTAAAAATACTGCAATTGTTAAGGATTATGCAATGCTGTCTAGGGTTTAGTTCTACTATAATCCCACCTGAGGGACATTGAGGGACTGCAGTGGTTGCTGTGGTTTTCCCTACGACTGCCTACTTTATCATTAAAGAACACTTCTGGTCTTATAATTAAAGGTTGCCTCAGCGTGAGTAAAACTCACATTCTTGCCTTGTGAAATCTGGATGTTCCACTGCTGATTGGCAAAAAACCCTAAAGCTCTCAGCCTTGGTATCCGCTGAGTTTGTTTTGGAAGTGAAGTGCACCATAGCTTTCACTCATAGCTTCATGGTATGAGCTCTTTGAGACCCATATTAAGACTTTTCCATGTTTGCATGCCTtataaagttgtctttttttcttctttttttttttacagtgtaagaTTCAATCACATAGATACAATTTTAGCAAAACCTTAGCTGATTATAGAGGCCACTTAATAAATGCTTCGACGCACTGTCATGGAGCAtattcaacacacaaacacaaaacaaaattaaatcatTGTAATActatttatttcagtgttttgaaGTTTGAAGGCTTAGTTTCGCCATTACCATTACTTTGGCCAGTGTCCACGGACacattttacagaaagtgtCCTGTTTTCCTATCAACATGTACCATTGTAGTTCCATAATAACAAGCAGAAGTACTTGGCGTACTTGAATGGAGGGAGTTCTTCAATGCGATAGTTagatagctagctagctaaatggatggatgggtagatggatggatggatagacaagAATCAGGATTCTGCAGCAATAAAATGGATACCGGTCTGTGTAACACTGGAGGACATGTAATTTCCTCTTTATCTAATTTCAGTTGACCAGTCTGCTCTGCAGATTCTAGTGTATGGCATCGCTGCTTCACCTCCCCTCCCTATCTACTTCACCTGCTAGTAACAGCATCCATCAGACGGGCTATGCTCAAAACCTGCCCCAATAAGCGAGTCTGTCTGGGAGAGCAGAGTAAGCCTGAGGCTGACTTCTTTTTCTGTTCTCTTCTGGTAATAGCAGCTATGTGCAGGGTTTGGATCGAGTGTGTTTCTTTCAAGAATATTTTAAGAAGTAAAATCCGATTTTAAGAGCAAAATGTAAGCACACATGCTTTTGATTGGTTTAACCACAAAAGTAAATCAAAGGAAATGTGCAGCTTCACTTTACCATCCACAGCACCCTTAAACTTCATCAACAGCTTGCACCATGAATCAGCAAAGTGAGGAAGCTTTCAAAGTGCTGAAGCATTACTATTTTGCACATTTATTGCATTTAAGTGTgcaattatttctttttgtttgcgtggttgtccgtctttgtgtgtggctctgcggtgcactggcgtcatgcccggagtgtcccccgcctcacgccctatgccagctgggataggctccagctccccgtgacccgctatggtgGACACAGCGGCAGAacatggatggatagatggatgttattgttactttttttaTAGCATTTTGTATGTTATTGTGATCCCCAAAGGTAAATTaagagagcacactctagtatttTGTCAAACAAATACACTGCATGCTCATTAGTTTAtctttgaaatttattttgtgctttttatttaacaatttctcattttattatatatttgtcTTTTCCAATGTCTACCTGTCACTAAGCTTGCATCAAAGCTCTTTTCACCGTTGTGCATTTACATTTGTCTCGCATTTCACTGCTGTATTGACCTCAATCTGTCCTCATTCACATGCATTTCCACAACCACTCTTTAAGAATGTGGTACTTTTCCTTTTGTCTAATGCACTGGCGGGCTGGCAGTCTGACACTGAATTTGAAATAAGCCAATGAATACTGTCTGCTCCTAAATCCTTGCAGCGACCCTGGACTCATGCCAGATATGTAGACCATGGTCATGGCAGCTTAAGCAGTGCTGTCTAAATTTCTTCTAAAATCCCTCCATAGAATGCATGTTGATTTATTTCCAAGGAAAACAGTAGTCATTATTGAGCAAggaacaactttttaaaaaagttgaatTCTTTATTTGAAATTGAAAAAGTACACATTGATAAGAGTACCTTCAGTCGATTTCATGCACAGGTGTAACagattttttcactttttcttttcacttatTATTTTAAGCACTGTAACACATTACATGTAATTTGGACTAAGTACCATAAATCAGTGCCTAAATTTGGAGAAACCACCAGGGATgtggttgaaaaagaaaaaaaaaattgactgtAATATCAGATTTATTGGTTATTTGAAGAAATTTTTATAACGGTGTCCTCTGAGTTATATCAGTAAAGTGTTGTGTTCAAGGATGTCCAGGATCTGTATTTCTTCTGGCTGCATGTATGTGCAAGATGTGCATTGTCTGAATCCGCATTTTATAAAAGAACATACTAAACAATCAtctggaagcaaaaaaaaagcaaaaatggtTGAGGAATATTGATGCGGAATAGGTCACAGTTTAACAAAACAATTACATTCATTCTTTGATGAAAATCAAATTGTTCTCAGCCTCTGAGTTTAACAGAAAgcttgcacatttttttttacctttagaCAAATTCTAAAGCAGCGACCATCATTTGGATGTGAGAACAAATGCTCCAAACTTTTCAAACCTAAGCATCCTGTGGAGGATCAATGAAACCGGGATGATGTTAAGCTCATCAAGCTCATTTTGCTGTCATATATCACTCATGCATTAGCACTGTGGCCTTTTCCCCGACAGTCAGTATAAATGTAATGAATACATATGTAGACTAATACAATACTCATTGActataaaacattttgtcattCATTGTACATGGATGGAATATCGTACAATATTCAAATTTAGGACTTACAAAAGGTGTTGAGGTCATACTAGTTTGGagccaaaacattttattttagatttagatAGATTCAGTTTTGGGTTTCAAttactgtggttgttgttggtCTTTGGTGTTTCTGGTTACCTATCCAAATCTAAGCCCTCACTGATTTTTATAGCAGTAAACACCAAAagacttttgcattttttcagGGAACCCAACAAAACGCACCGCAGCTTCTGTGGGGCTGCAGTTTCTGCGGGGCCTGGTAATGGGGTAACGGACGCTTCCGTCAGCAAGCCAGCCTGCATCACAGCGGTCGAAGCGGTCGATCTTCCATGCAGCAAAAATCTGGCCCACGTTGGCAATCTCTGCACCATCGTCCAAACATGCCTGCACGGCTTCATAAAACGACAGCCTCTCGGGTTGCTCAAGCCAATAGACATGTCCTgacagcagagaaaacaaaacagctggtAAGAAAAAGAGCAATTCTTCACAGAAGGACCCAAACAACATTTTGTGGCTCATACAAATGGACCTAAGCAAGGCCAAATACAgaaaattttgaataaaacttACCATTGACTGCTGGGGCAAAGCAGAACACATCAAAGAGGCTCTTCTTGTCACGACGGCCATAGTTTCTGAGACCAGGGCCATTTTTGACACCACCACAAGGCTCTCTGGGTTTGGTGATGGGATACTGCACTGTGCCATCATTCAACCAGCCTGCATTGCACCAATCCAAGCCACCCCTCCAGGCATTGTACAGCTGTTCATAACTGGCAACTAAAGCACCTTGATCCTTACAGGTCATCACAGCACTCTTGAAGTTCAGGTTGTAGCGGCCCAAAGGAGGAGAGTATGGGAACACAACACCTGCAGCAGGCACATTTGAAATTAATGTGATAAAATGTTAGTCAATGCATTCCATTAAAAAGATATGATCATTTGCAGGCTAAATTTAAAATTGTGCATTAAGAATGAACAAAACTACAAACTAGGTTAATATTATTCAGCTCAAATTACAAATGCATTTAGGATTAAATGTAGATTATATTATGTGGTGCAGCAGCGTTCCGACACCCAGCATTGATTCTGTGTGTTGTCATGCATGGTTTCCCAGATCTGTGTATAAATATGTAGATGTGCCTAAATTgcatgaaaaacagtttcttggAGAATGgctcagttaaaaaaaaagtattcccGCCAAAATCTGATGAGCAAATGTATATATGGCCCAGAAAACACGGGAAATATGTTTCTGTTTATTGAATATTGTCCAAATACAATCAAGACTGATTTGGTGTAGTGGTGTGTCTGTTCTGTACTGCAGTCAAAGCAACATTTACCTAGAGCCTCAGAACCTTTTAATGCCAAGATAACTTCTTGGACAGTGTCCTTCATGCCGTTGATAACCTCGCAGTGGTATTTTCCCACATCATCAAAGGTGACATCGTCTATTACGAGGGAGGCGTCTTCACTGTCTTGCTGCAGCAAATGCACACGATCCTCAAAGCTGCCATAGGTCTTCTTGTGGAATCCCATTGAAAGCAGAACATCCTCCTCTTCGTCACTGTCCTTTTTGGTCCATTTGACTCGGATACCAACATCACCAAAGGCCCCGCTGTCCTTGTGCAGGAGCCTGCAGGGCAGCGTGACATTTTCACCAAGATGAGCGAAAACCTTAGCTGGAAAGGATGAAAGCACAATATAATCTAATTAACAATTGTTggtgattattattattctttaaaattattttatgatgTTTGGATTCAAACAGGAATGCCTGTAGGTGTTTTATGCATGGTTTGCACCGATTGCCTTCAGAAGATTTTGGCGTGGTTTTGTACTTTTGACATTAGCTCTTGTAATAAAAATCGGAGGGaatatcaaaaaaagaaaaaaaagtataatataCATCCCCTTTTTGTGATTTTTCCACATTTACCACATGATTACACATGTTCAGTTAAAGCTATGCTCACAAGCACAGCTATGAACGAGTCTTAGGGTATCCTGTTTAGTTTATGCAGCATTGGAGACAAGCCAATCCAGTCCCCAGAGCCAATtgttctcaccccccccccccctccttctctAACCTTCGAAATTGAATGCTTAGATTTCATCCGCTCCATCTGATTTGAGCATCAAGTGAATATCAAGATAAGTAAGCAGATAATAGTGATGTAGACAAAATTAATAACTTTTTGCATTCAGGTATTTCTATATTTGCCCTGTATGTTCTCTCTCTGATATCCACATCCAAATTTGGGCACCACGTAACTCAAAACAGAAGGTCATTTTATGTCTTTCTGTGGGTTCCCACAGTCTTGACCTCTTTGCTTGGACCACAAGGCTCGCTTTGTTCTGGTTTGTGGCCTGTATCCAGAAAAAATAATAAGCACCAGATGTATGGATGCACATGGCTTTTGACCTCCATCACCTTGGTTATAGACCTGAGACATAAACCTTTTGAGTTGACTCATACTCTACTACAAATGGGACTTGCCAGAATCACACTGAGACTTGTTTAAATCTGCTTGCCTTTGAAGCGTTGCAAACATAATCATGATTCTAATGCAAGTGAGCAGTTTTAAAGTGAATAGAGGTTTAGTTTTTCTAACAATTATCCCTTGATTGTTCATGTCTTGCATTTAGTAAAAACCTTAAGTGGATCTTCTTCTGATTTATGTTTCTTCCACTTTCCACATGgttaacagaaaataattggaACCACTAGAGCCCTTCTGTCCATGCTGATTATGCCATATTGCGCCCCCCCCCGACCCACACATATAGGAGTGACACCAAAGGACGTCTAATCAGCAGCATGGTTAAATGTTCCAATGCCCGCTACAAACCGCAGAGTGCACGTGTATGGTCTTTGCTCAGGGGAGCTCAGATCATTAAAATCAAGCTCTGCTGCAGAAGGATTCAATTTTCGGAAGCCCCAGTGACTAAGCTAATCTACCCTTCCGTCCACTTTTTCTTCCGTTTTTAATGTTACATGACATGATTTAATCATCAATCATCACACAACGTAACCCTACTTGCCTCATGAGCGGAAACCAGATGCCAGGTAGCCCTTTTTGCTCCTGCTTACTAGTAATGTTGTTAAAAGGAGGGTAAATTTTAAGAGCAGCGTGAATAAGCTTCATTTCTATGCATTCTGTCATTTCTGAATGACTCACATCTTTACTCTTCCTCATAACTTCTCAACATGGGTAATAGGTTTGTGAAGTGGAATTGAAACCAAAAGGGGTTTAGAATGACTAAATGGCTCATCATGCTAATGCCAGTTTATGATATATTGAGTCTTCAGCGACGCCTGCGAATTTCAGTAAATTAGGGTAGATAGAATTAAACTGATACATTCATTATAATGTCTCATGAAAACACTGTTCTCTCTAGAGATGAAAATCAACCACTGGATGTGGTTTTTAATCCTGAAATGTGAGACAAGAAGAGGGAATTGATTAAAACATCACAACTCACGGCGGTGAAAAGCTATTGCAAACTGCTAAGTGTATGCTAACCTAATATTTAATCAATTACTTAATGAAAGAACAATAAAGAAATCTGAGACGTATCATACACTCTAGACCAACCTTGAATGTAATGATGCCAGAGAGAGACTGGTAGCAGACAGGAAGGCAGTCACGTTGAAAGTAATCCTCTGCTCTTTCCTGTTCCTACAATTACTGGCAGACATTTGTCCCACAGGAGAGTGTAAGCGCTACCATGTGAGGCACACTAGACTCATAAAGTTACAGCCTGTTGTGTGTACTCAGCCTTACTGGAAAAGAAAGGAGgctctttttttgtcagacttTTGACATACTAGATCCCATTCTGTAGGTGGTCAAACCTGCTGTGAAATGATCacttttaatacaaaagtggCATAAATCTAAACCTTTTGCCATGTGCAGATGCAAACATAAAGAGTAAAAAGAAGTCAGTGAACATGTGCACAACAATAAAATCCCTGCAGCTGCAATCAGCCAAGTTCTACTGCCGTTTTATGACCTAAAACAAATCTCTCTCACAATGGTAAAAGTCATACTACAGGCTGATTGTAACCATGTGCTACACTGAGACATCAAACATTTGAAATTTACAGCGTCATTTCTACTCACTGACCTTTATGTTTATAAATTTCAAAAGCATAATCACACTGTTAAATTGgcaaaaacccccaaaaaaccccacttaatttataaatgaagaaaacaatttgctgAACTGTGAAAGGATTTGAGCGAATGCACAATGAGCAAACGCCCTCTGACGGAGCAGCTGCAGACATGGGATGCGTCACACCGCCTCacagctttattttcttctgctgttggCCTATTTGTGTCAATATGGTGAGAAAATTAACAAGGGCAGCTGGGAAAAATACAGCAGTCTGACTCCTACACACTGGACTCCTCCCTGATCCTCCTTCATGATAGGAGCAGAGGTACTTGGGTTTATGTATGTAATTCTCAGCACACATTTACAGACTACCATCTCAATAATGTGAATTAATTCACAGTATGAAATACCATAATATAttactcaaataaaaaaaatgatcatCTTCTGACAGGTAGATATTTTAAACTCATGCCCCAGTCTCAGCTCATTTTCCACCCGGCTCTATAGCAACCAGACCAAGCCTCAGTGACCAACAACTACAGCAAGCATTAGGCGTAACACACTATTACCTCACAGGGAAAAACAgagtcatttggctgctgttcaACATGGGGCATACGTTTGGGTGAGGGTCGTTAATCTTAACTCAACTCCTGTCATGGTGCCGGTTATTGTGGCAGATTTCCAAAGGCTCCCTATGCCAGACTGAATCAGTGGGTATAAGGGCGGGCAACGCCTCATGAGCAGAATACACTCCTCACATGGCTAATAAAAGCGACTCTTTGCGGAATAATCGAGTTGGCTGGAGCCGAGTCAATGCTTTTCACAATATAGACAGTGCAGATCATGTAAATTCATACACAAAATCTCTGGTCAGTGGGAGTATTTTCACCACCTGTATGAAAAAGCTTCCCTTACAAATTTGCTCTCTACATACATACCCCTTCCTTTGATCGAGGAGCCGCCAGGTCCTTAATTTGACATCTACTGAGTCAGCTCACAGAGCTGCTGAAAGCTCATTGAATATCACTCATATAACTTTAGAACCTCTACTGGAGCCAGCCatggtttgttttcttcctcACCACAGCAGTAGATCTATTTCAGTATTTCATTGCTCGCAGTTGCAACAACCATCTAAGTGTGTCATCCTGTTGGCAGGTGAATTTGAATTATAACAGCCTCATGATGGAGAGCAGGTGCTCTCTGAAAaaatctctttttaaaaaaaaattattttctgcctgccacaggaggaagagagaacattgaaatagacaaaaaaaagttctacAGAGGCATGGACATCTTTTCACAATGGTTCTGTTAATACAATTTTAATAAAACTACATGGAAAAGAAGTTCATGTTTTCCTGAAATCTAGAGATTCATCTCTGTCATTCCTATGTTATCATGAGATCCTATAGATTCACATCAACTACTACAATATCAAGAACATGAATCTCTCTTCAGACACTAAAGGCGAGAGAAAGATGACCTACTCAAAAAACTAagcatttattaaatatttattgattatttattaatctAATCTTCCTCTTTTTTGAACTTATGATTTTTTCTTTACTATTTGAAGTcctaaaacactaaaaaaaatgtttaaaaagatgTGTGACTCCAGAGGGTTAATTAATGGTGTGGTCTTCATTACTTTATGCCGGCAGAGAGCCACTGGGAATTGACAGGATTTGCAGTTTCCACTAGCCAGCCCATGCTGTGCTAGTCCACAGGCAGCAAATCAATGAGTCAATGGTGAGTcacattgtgtctgtgtgtgttgccctCGAGACACCGTTACCTACTGCTACAATGATTTGTCATTACATATGCCTAAAATTCTGGTACCACTTTACGCACAGGGTTCCACGCACGGCTCGTAAGGATTGTtggacaaaaacagacatgagtTAACAAAAGATGGTCGTAAATACAAGACCATCCGGGAATTTAAATATCAGAACAAATTTGAATCTTACCTGTTGGTAGTGAGGTACTGCTGTCTGCAATGACAACCAGGATCAGGGATATTATTGCAATGCACTGcacagttttcattttctttttctatcacACAAAGGGccctcttcaaaaaaaaaagtcaaacttaaaaaaaaactgcactgaGTTGCACTGTTAGAGCTGGACAATATCTTGAActactttttcttctcctttaatCTTTATTCATCTagctcttgcttttttttttctgtctgctccACAGCCACTCGTGGTGCTACTATAAAACTTGGGCTCCTCAGTGGTCCAGACAAGTGCCTTTTATTGTAGCCTTGGATGGTGGAGACCACTCCCCCCACCCATCACTCATTGCCAAATGCGACTTAATTCTGGCTGTCCTGTGCCAAATAATTTACAAAAGAATACTTTCCCACCGTTGGTGGAATACAGATGATCGATCTGTAGATAATTAGATTACCTAAAGCACACTGATTCCTGTGAGGAATTCATTTCACTAAAGTGCTAAATAATGCCCCTAATATTGATCAAATAGGTATTTATGATCACTTGAAGCAGTGAGTAAAACATCCTGAAATGTATGAATTTTTTATGCATAACAACCTTTTGCCCCAGGACTCACTGTATTAACTATTATTTGTTCTGATTTATACCAACTTTAAtgattatttataatttttatgcTCTCTGTGATATGCTTCAATGACCCAAATCAAGATGAATTCATGCTATATCTTACATATTTTGTGCTTTGGTTTGAAGTCTTTAAATGGCCTATGCTATTTGTCcatgtacacgcacacacagattcaTGAACACACTTGTGATATCTACATTGTTCACTTTTTGGAGGTGCTTTATGGCTTCTCCCTAAACGTACATGTGATCCAACAAGGCCATTGAATGTAAAAGGGTCATAAAAATGATGTACAGGGAAGATCTGTCCATCACTACTTCTGCTTTTGCCTTATCTCTTTTGTTTcccttatttatttcattctcatTCATGCCATCTTCCCTTTACCTTTTCCCAAGACAACTTGTTCTGTGCATTATttgaagcatgttttttttctctgcaatcTTGTGTTTCCCACAGTTCTTCATTTCAGCAGTTACTGATCACTGTGTGCACAGCTTACTCTCTGTCTCCTCCGATGCTCTTAAAGAGCAAAGAAAGCTGGGCAGCTTTGAGGAGGCCAGAATGAGAATTCACAGCCAATCCTGAGCAGAAGGGGGCTTGTGTGGTCTCTGCTGAACGTTTTCTCAGCCATCCAGGTTGCCTTTCACAGAGTGGCCAGCTGAGAGTGGAGAGACATGGTACAGATGCTGTTCTGTACACTATCACTTGAGTTATTACAGCTGAGACCATCCagactgttttatttctctctgttgATTTCTCGTTCCGTTCTCTTCCTTGTCTGTTGATTGTTAAAAGCAATGTAGAGATTACAACAGAGTTCATGGTGGAACCTTGCTGTTCCTGCTTGTTCCTGCTTGCCCAGGGCACATCCTTTTTTGCCTCTGCCCTCATCCCTTTGGATTTAAGGAGATGTTTCAAAGATGGTACTCAGCCCAGGGTGACATTAGAAATTTAAATGGCCCTGCTGACATCTGTAACTTCCAGTAAAGAAATTTAAACCAATAAAGTCCCCATATTTAGCTAATTGACTACTAGATTCTTGTCCATAAGTTGgtgttcttttaatttttctaagCTAATAAGAACATGTACAAAAAGTTTACCAAAGGtccatttaaaaagacaaagttGAGAGTAATAAAATTCCCAACTTCAGACAGAGTGCTATGAACACACAATGTCAATTAATGATAGATACATTACAGAAAACAGTACAATAAAAAAGATGATTGACTTTACACTCATTGCCAAACCCTAAGCAGAGGGGTGCCAAAATAATTCATTGTGAAAGTTTATGAGTATGAAAATTTCATATTAACCTCAATGCCGGATTTCAGATTTTATATTTGAACAGAAAAAGTCATTGTTCTCCATCAATGAAATGGATGATTAACTGTTACAAAATATACCTAAAAACATAGATGAAtaaacagacagacggacggacggacggacggacgaataGAGAGATGGTTCATTGAGGTTAATGTAATTTTTCAGTCTGGTGTCATTAATCTAACGAAGAAGACGGCTACTTGAGAcatcaaaagttgttttttcttaaggTGAGAAAGTAATGAAATCCTTTAATGAAACCCTTTTTTGGACTGAGTTAGCAGTGTCTGCTAAGACAATATCTATTCaggttatatactgtacagtatatcacattAGGAGCATGTGTATCTAATTTGCACATGCTTCTTAAAAGAATAGAAACCCATGTGCGTGCACATTTGGGAGTACAGAATGTACTGTCCTgcacaaaatgtaaaatgtctAGAGACTGAGAGGCATCCAGCCCAGAGTCTAATTCACGTGTCAGCTGTGCTGGAGCCAAGTCTCAAGGCCATGAGCGCATTTACAGCTGGATCTATGTAGGCTGTGCTCCCAACTCATGGATGGGTGGTACGATTCCTGTTAACACAAAGCAACTCTTTGGGTCCCACCCATTGGAGTCATAAGGGAAGGATGGTGTGAAGCATTTGAAGATAGACTGTATGGAGTCTCTTATGTAAAGATTTCCATAAGTTTGGACAGGAAATCGTCAAATTATGGTTTATCTCATGTTAGCCACATTTACCACCACCAAACATGTGTTCAGCATTAGTGGCACCAGTATAACACATAATTAGACTCAGGAACTTTTCAGTGGATGACGTCCGAATCGTATCCTTTAGTCTCCTAGTACTGAATCAGggataaaacaaagaaatagtTTACCTTGAGGTTTGAAAGTCTTGGATGGAATAAGAAAAGCATCGGATTGTTTAACATGTGAGCAGAGCCGCACTAATGCTGCACAGCTGGTGGCTTAAAGTGTCATCTCCTTCATATCAGATCAGGGAGGAACAATGGAACATGACTGTTTTATCATATGTAATAGATATTTCTGTTTGATCAGGTCCCAGTTAGATATGGCTCCACACATGGTGTCCTTTCCTTGGCTTCATTTTCTTGGCTGTTTTGTGGGCCATTTTGCTGCATTGACTGAGCCAAGTTCTCAGCGGCAGCACCAGAATGAAACTGTGCTTGGGTAATGGGACGCTCATCgttcttcattcatcttctcgCTATGACATGGAAACACAGAAACCGTAATGCATcgcaaaatgaataaaaccatGGTATGATGtaaattgatatttattttgtcagaatttactatttatatattatgtcaGAACGTAATGAAATACATAAGCGTTTAGAACTGAAGTGAACTACACTAGATCTTATTTTATGCTGTCATCGTCAGCATAAAATACCTCAAAAGACTGATCTTTGGAGGTGGCCGAAGgtggggaccttggcgatccgatccccggccaCAGAAGCttgctcttgggacgtggaatgtcacctctctggcagggaaggagcccgagctggtgtgtgaggtcgaaaAGTTCccactagatatagtcgggctcacctccacacacagcttgggctctggtaccagtcctcctgagaggggttggactctcttccactctggagttgcccatggtgagagacggcgagcaggtgtgggtatacttatagcgccccggcttggcgcctgtacatgcaccaaacagcagttcagagtacccaccctttt
Encoded proteins:
- the hapln1a gene encoding hyaluronan and proteoglycan link protein 1a, which encodes MKTVQCIAIISLILVVIADSSTSLPTAKVFAHLGENVTLPCRLLHKDSGAFGDVGIRVKWTKKDSDEEEDVLLSMGFHKKTYGSFEDRVHLLQQDSEDASLVIDDVTFDDVGKYHCEVINGMKDTVQEVILALKGSEALGVVFPYSPPLGRYNLNFKSAVMTCKDQGALVASYEQLYNAWRGGLDWCNAGWLNDGTVQYPITKPREPCGGVKNGPGLRNYGRRDKKSLFDVFCFAPAVNGHVYWLEQPERLSFYEAVQACLDDGAEIANVGQIFAAWKIDRFDRCDAGWLADGSVRYPITRPRRNCSPTEAAVRFVGFPEKMQKSFGVYCYKNQ